A genome region from Schlesneria paludicola DSM 18645 includes the following:
- a CDS encoding alpha/beta fold hydrolase produces MYVQTNETGKHGHQSHLQQAVTQFLTPRSLPPTPRDEELLRRGMGLNLSCGLAATAWGTGPTILLAHGWESRRTHWGAFVPSLIETGFRVIAVDAPAHADSPGTQVSVFDYAQALAGVGREIGPLSGVVGHSFGAAAAAFALHLGLDAERAVLISGPASLTAVIERWGRHHGMSEDEIPTFVRLVAERTEVPLKSLDLAHVAVDLKQPALIIHDRGDDDIPLEDALALVAAWPRATLVVTERFGHRRILIAKEVVKHVVHFLKDGYNVSDTV; encoded by the coding sequence ATGTACGTACAAACCAACGAAACGGGAAAGCATGGACATCAGAGCCATTTGCAGCAAGCCGTGACACAGTTTCTGACGCCTCGATCGCTTCCGCCGACACCTCGGGATGAAGAGTTGTTGCGGCGCGGTATGGGACTCAACTTGAGCTGCGGCCTTGCCGCGACCGCGTGGGGAACTGGTCCCACCATCTTGCTTGCGCACGGTTGGGAAAGTCGAAGAACTCATTGGGGTGCATTCGTACCCTCCTTGATCGAAACAGGTTTTCGAGTGATTGCGGTCGATGCGCCCGCACATGCAGACTCGCCTGGAACCCAGGTCTCTGTTTTTGATTACGCGCAGGCTCTTGCCGGCGTCGGACGTGAAATCGGTCCTCTGTCCGGTGTGGTTGGGCATTCGTTTGGAGCGGCAGCCGCTGCGTTCGCGCTCCATCTTGGCTTAGACGCGGAACGTGCCGTACTGATCAGCGGTCCCGCGTCTCTGACGGCTGTCATTGAACGCTGGGGCCGGCACCATGGAATGTCCGAAGATGAAATCCCGACATTCGTGCGGTTGGTCGCTGAACGGACAGAAGTCCCTCTCAAAAGCTTGGATTTGGCTCACGTCGCTGTTGACCTAAAACAACCGGCGCTCATCATTCATGATCGTGGCGACGACGACATTCCGCTGGAAGATGCCCTTGCGCTCGTGGCCGCATGGCCGCGAGCGACGCTCGTCGTCACCGAACGTTTCGGACATCGCCGAATCCTGATCGCCAAAGAGGTCGTGAAACACGTCGTGCATTTTCTTAAAGATGGATACAACGTGTCGGATACCGTTTGA
- a CDS encoding heavy metal translocating P-type ATPase — MDSVLKQDSISEWKQFWKARSMLVIAIMALSGILLHLLFRYGMGLETFIYDLPLWTVLILGGIPLIYGLLKKVIKLEFGSDLLAGLSIATAVLLGEYLAGAIVVLMLSGGEALESYAIRSASSVLQALAKRMPSVCHRRQDGQLQDVALSEVVVGDILVLFPHDICPVDGVVTEGRGIMDEAFLTGEPFQISKTPGSEVISGAINGEAALTIRATRPATDSRYAKIMQVMRSAEQNRPRMRRLGDTLGAFYTPFAVLIALFAWAISGQSQRFLAVLVVATPCPLLIGIPVAIIGAISLCARRGIIIKNPVVLETIATCRTAIFDKTGTLTYGRPRLTDQIVTSDFDQTEILGLVASLERYSKHPLALAIVAAAEAKNISLQDVAEISEPPGQGMRGTVDGHTVRITSRGALAKAPTAGTDQLPPHAGGLECVVLINERYVALYRFRDEPRIEGVSFIKHLRPRHHIDRIMIVSGDRESEVRYLAEQIGISEIYAQKTPEEKVTIVRAETAKARTLYVGDGINDAPALMSATVGVAIGQNSDITTESAGVVILDSSLEKVDEFMHISARMRRIALQSALGGMALSIVGMGFASVGLLSPVAGALSQEIIDVLAVFNALRTALRPKELTDFSPQNTTSGQKHQ; from the coding sequence ATGGATTCCGTACTGAAGCAAGATTCGATTTCCGAGTGGAAACAGTTCTGGAAGGCCCGCAGCATGCTGGTCATCGCCATCATGGCCTTGAGTGGAATTCTGCTTCATCTACTGTTTCGATACGGAATGGGACTCGAAACGTTCATCTATGACCTTCCACTGTGGACAGTCCTCATCCTGGGAGGAATTCCGCTCATCTATGGCTTGCTGAAAAAAGTTATCAAGCTGGAATTTGGATCTGATCTGCTGGCCGGACTCTCGATCGCCACCGCTGTGCTGCTCGGAGAATACCTGGCCGGGGCCATTGTCGTGCTGATGCTTTCCGGTGGAGAAGCCCTCGAAAGTTACGCCATTCGCAGCGCGTCATCCGTGCTGCAGGCACTGGCAAAACGAATGCCGTCCGTCTGCCACCGACGGCAAGACGGGCAGTTGCAGGATGTCGCACTCAGCGAGGTCGTGGTCGGCGATATTTTGGTGCTCTTCCCCCACGACATCTGTCCGGTGGACGGTGTCGTCACTGAAGGGCGTGGGATCATGGATGAGGCGTTTCTGACCGGTGAGCCCTTTCAGATCTCGAAGACCCCGGGTTCGGAAGTCATTTCAGGGGCCATCAACGGCGAAGCGGCACTCACCATTCGAGCGACGCGTCCCGCTACGGATTCCCGCTACGCGAAGATCATGCAAGTGATGCGATCGGCAGAGCAAAACCGGCCGCGAATGCGTCGATTGGGTGACACGCTCGGTGCGTTCTACACGCCGTTCGCCGTATTGATCGCGCTTTTCGCCTGGGCGATCAGCGGTCAATCGCAACGATTCTTGGCGGTACTTGTCGTTGCCACGCCGTGCCCGCTGCTCATCGGCATTCCGGTTGCGATCATTGGCGCAATCTCACTTTGTGCCCGCCGCGGGATCATTATCAAGAATCCGGTCGTGCTCGAAACCATCGCAACTTGTCGCACGGCCATCTTCGACAAGACCGGAACACTGACGTACGGTCGACCTCGCCTGACCGATCAGATCGTGACTTCAGACTTCGATCAGACCGAGATTCTGGGACTCGTCGCCAGCCTGGAACGCTACTCGAAGCACCCGCTCGCACTGGCGATTGTCGCCGCCGCCGAAGCCAAGAACATTTCACTTCAAGACGTGGCCGAGATCAGTGAACCGCCAGGGCAGGGGATGCGCGGTACGGTCGACGGCCATACGGTCCGAATCACCAGCCGTGGTGCACTCGCCAAAGCCCCGACGGCGGGAACGGATCAACTTCCTCCGCATGCTGGGGGCCTCGAGTGCGTTGTACTCATTAATGAGCGTTACGTCGCGTTGTACCGGTTCCGTGACGAACCCCGCATCGAAGGCGTCTCGTTCATCAAACACCTTCGACCTCGACACCATATTGACCGTATCATGATCGTCTCGGGAGATCGCGAGTCTGAAGTGCGCTATTTGGCCGAACAGATTGGGATCAGTGAGATCTACGCCCAGAAGACACCGGAAGAGAAAGTGACAATTGTTCGCGCCGAGACAGCCAAAGCACGAACTCTGTATGTGGGCGATGGGATCAATGATGCCCCCGCGTTGATGTCAGCGACGGTTGGCGTGGCCATCGGGCAGAATAGCGATATCACGACCGAGTCGGCAGGTGTTGTCATCCTCGACAGTTCGCTGGAGAAAGTTGATGAGTTCATGCACATTAGCGCGCGGATGCGACGGATCGCGCTGCAGAGCGCTCTGGGAGGCATGGCGCTGAGTATTGTGGGTATGGGCTTTGCCAGCGTCGGTCTGCTGTCCCCTGTCGCCGGCGCATTGTCGCAAGAGATCATCGATGTTCTGGCAGTCTTCAACGCGCTCAGAACGGCACTTCGCCCGAAAGAGCTGACAGATTTTAGCCCGCAGAACACGACCTCCGGCCAGAAACACCAATGA